In Acidobacteriota bacterium, the sequence CACATCATCTACCTCGATTTCAAGAAGCGCTTCGACCTCGAGCGGCGCGCCCGGAGAGCGGAAGAGGCCGGACGCCCGGATGTGGCGAAGAAGCTGCGCGAGCTGGCGCACAGGGCGGGAATCCTCGTGGCCGACGTGTCCGGGCACCGCATCACCGATGCCCTCATCGCCGCGATGCTGCACCAGGCTTTCCTTCTCGGCGTTTACTACGAGCTGGACATCAACGGCGAGGTGACGACCCGTCTTTTCGAGCACCTCAACACGCGTTTCTACCGCACGACCGCCACGAACAAGTTCTTCACGATGATCTACGGCGAGATCATCGAGGGTGGCCGGTTCCGGTTCATCTCCGCCGGACACGAGCCTCCGGCGGTCTTCTCGCGGGAGTACGGGCGGTTCGTCAGCATCCACTCCGATCACATCGTGACCCTGCCGCCGGTGGGGCTCCTGCCTCAGGCCGGCGAGCCGGCCGAGCGCACCGACGTGCCGCTCCAGGCGGCGACCGAACCGTACTCCGTCAACGAGATCAGCCTCCTCGGGGCGGGTGACGTGCTGCTGTTGTACAGCGATGGGTTCTCGGAGCACGCGGGCGGGCGGTTCTTCCCCGGGGAGGTGGAGCGCGTGCTCGCGGAGTCGGCGGACCGGCCGGTGGAGGCCATCTGCGAGATCCTCCGGGAGCGCCTGCTCGCGGCAGGACCGCCGGAGGACGACGTCACCGCGGTGGTCATTCGAAAGACCGGCTGAGCGGCGCGTTCGGCGGGCGGAGGCGACGTGGCGGAACACCCGTACCTCCTCGGCCACGGGGAGCGGGAGTGGTCCCGGCTCGAAGAGCAGCACCGGCTCTGGCGCGATACGCTCTTCGAACCGCTCCGCCGGCTCGGGATCGGACCGGGCATGCGCGTGCTCGAGGTCGGCTGCGGCAACGGGGTGCTCCTGGCCGACCTCGCCCGCCTCGTGGGTAGGCACGGCCGAGCGTGGGGTGTCGAGCGCGACCCGCTCGCAGCCGAGGCCGCTCGGCAGCGGGTGGAGAAGATGCCCCAGGCGGTCGTGCTCCAGGGCGACCTGTTCGGGAAACTTCCCGGCCCGGCCGACGCCGTCGTCGCGAGGTGGGTCTTCTCATTCCTCGGCCGTCCGGCGGAGGCCGTCCGGCACCTCGCAGCGGCGCTCCGGCCGGACGGCCTCCTCGTGATCCAGGACTACGACCACGACGGCCTGCGCCTCCATCCCCGCAAGCCGGCGGTCGATCGCGTGATCGAGGCCTTCCGGGCCGCCTACCGCGCCCGGGGAGGCGATCTCTGGATCGGCCTGAAGCTGCCGGGGCACTTCGCCCGCGCCGGGCTCGAGCTCGAGCTGGTCGAGCCGGCGGTGAAGGCCGGCCCTCCAGGCTCCGCGCCGTTCCGCTGGGTCGAACGCTTCCTCTTCGAGCACATCGACACCGTGGTGAGCGACGGGCATCTCGCCCCCGCCGACCGGGTGGCATTCGAGAGGGCCTGGCGGGAGGCGGCGGAGGATCCGGCGACGCTCCTGGTCACCCCAATCCAGCTGACCCTGGCCGCCCGCCGCCGTCGAGTCGGGGCGGGGCCGGGGGGAGCCGGGTGATAAGCGGGGAGCCCCCGCGCCGTTTTATCGTTGTCCGGCCGGAGGACCGCGGGCCCCCGCCGAGGTGGACGCATGGCCGTGCCGAGCGATCGCATCGTCCTGGACGACGTCTCGAAGTTCTACGGCGAGGTGCTCGGGGTGAACCGCGTCCGGCTGTCGATCGGGCCGGGTATCACCGGGCTGGTCGGCCCGAACGGATCGGGGAAGACCACCCTGATGAACCTGGTGGCCGGCCTGCTGCGTCCCACCGAGGGAGAAATTCGCGTGCTCGGCGTCCGGCCCGACGACCCCGAGAGGCTTTTTCGCCTTCTCGGATACTGCACGCAGCACGACTCGTTCCCGCGCGGGATGACCGGGATGGAGTTCCTCGCCCGCTTCCTTCGCGTGGCCGGCTACGACCCTGCCACCGCGCGGCGCCTGGCCGTGCGGGCGATCGAACGCGTCGGGCTCGAGGACGCCGCGGAACGGCGGGTGGCTTCCTACAGCAAGGGCATGCGCCAGCGCATCAAGCTCGCTCAGGCGATGGCCCACGACCCGCCGGTGCTGATTCTCGACGAACCGCTCAACGGGCTCGATCCGATGGCGCGCGCGGAGACGATCGCCCTGTTCCGGGAGCTGGCCGCGGAAGGGCGGTATCTGATCGTGTCGAGTCACATCCTGCACGAGGTGGACCTGATCTCGGACACGGTGATCATGCTCAACCAGGGGTACGTGGTCGCCGAGGGCGCGATCCGGGAAGTGCGCCGCGAGGTCTCGGACAAGCCGCTCAAGATCCTCGTCCGGTGCGATCGGCCGGAGGTGGTCGCCGCCCGGGCGTTCGAGCAGGATTCCGTCACGGAGGTGCGCCTGCACGAGGACCGGCGGGGCCTGCTCGTCAGCACGCGCGACCCCGAAGCGTTCTACCTGCTTCTCAACCGGATCGTCCTGGAGAACGATCTCGCCGTCGAGCAGGTCGCGCCGGCCGACGAAACGGTGCAGGCCGTCTACAGCTATCTGATCGGCGAGGGGGAAGCGGAATGAGTGCCGTTCCGCCGCTGCCGCCCCCCGGCCTGGCTCTCAGGCGCCGGCAGCTCCGCGAAGTGTTCCTCCTGGAGCTTCGCAAGGCGCTGCTGTCGCCACGGGCGGCGATGCTCTACCTGCTGGCAACCATGCCGGTCGGCCTCGGCGTCCTCTATCTGCTCGCCTCCCTCCTGCTCGATCCCGCGGCGGCGGGCGACATCGCGCGACACGAACTGGCGTTCACCGCCATGTATCACACGTTCATCCTGCGGCTCGATCTGTTCGTGGCCTGCCTGTGGGTCTTCATGAACCTGTACCGAGCCGAGCTTCTCGATCGCAGCCTGCACTTCTACTACCTCACTCCGGTGCGGCGCGAGGTGATCGCCGCGGGGAAGATGCTCGCGGGACTCGCGACCGCGGGAGGCGTGATGATCCTCGCCGTCGGGGCGACCGACCTCGCCTTCGTGCTCTCCGCGGGCGGGGACGGGCTCGAACATCTCCTTCTCGGACCCGGTCTCGGCCACCTCGCCTCCTTCGAGGCAGCCACGGCGCTCGCCTGCCTCGGCTACGGGGCGCTGTTCCTGTTGCTGGGTACGAGCTTCCGGAACCCGATCCTTCCCGGCCTTCTCTGCTGGGGATGGGAGCAGATCAACCCGTTCCTGCCCCCGATCCTCAAACGCCTGAGTGTGATCCACTACGTGCAGGGCATCGCCCCCGCGCCCCCCTCGGGCGCTCCGGTCCAGCTCCTGGGGGAGTCGGTCCCGCCCGCCACCGCGGTGGCCGGCATTCTGGCGGTCAGCGCCCTGTTCTTCGCCCTCGCCGCGCTAAGGGCGCGGCGTCTCGAACTCACCTACGGGGAGGAGTGACACCGGCCGGGGCGGGGCGGTGGCCGCAGCGCCCGGGCGGGTAGGGGTCGAAAGGGGGCTCCGCGCGGCTCGGGGGTGCGCCTCGGGCGGGAGGTGCATCCCCAATGGTGCGCTGGCCCGCCGAACTCGTTGGAAGATCCGATGTTCCGCTCCCCTATGGATCGGCGCCGAGGATCGGGCCGAAGTGCCCGTCTCTCCTCGAGCTGCGCGGCGTTTCGCACCATCGAGGGAGCACCTCCGACGAGACGGGGGAGAGCGGCGCGGCGCCGCTCCGGGGGGCGGTGCGAGCAGGCGCAACTTCACGTCCGACATCGACTTGGGCGAACCGGCGCGCCCTCGCGACCGCCCCGCGCCCGAGGCCGCGCCGCGGCTGGCACCGAGGCTTACTTGCTTGTAAGATAGGCTCCCTCTGCCAGGCGCCGGCGCAGACCCGGGGAGGGCGCGGGATGCGCTGCCGGCGCCGCCCGGTACCGCACCACCGACTCCGGACCTGCCCCCTCCGCCCCAACCCGGCGCGCCGGGGGCGCGGTCCACCCGAGGTCCTCACCATGAGCGTGCGACTTCTCCTGGGAGACGAGGCGGTCGCGCTGGCGGCCGTCGATGCGGGCATCGGGGGGGCCTTCTCCTACCCCGGCACCCCCGCCACCGAGATCTTCGAGACGATCGAGCAGGGTCCGGCGCGCGACGGCCGCGTCTCGGCGCGCTGGTCGGCGAACGAGAAGGTCGCCTACGAGGAGGCGCTCGGCATGTCCTACGCCGGCCGTCGCGCCCTCGTGTCGATGAAGCACGTCGGCCTGAACGTCGCCGCCGACCCGTTCGTCAACTCCGCGCTGACCGGAGTCAACGCGGGGCTGGTCCTCGCCGTCGGCGACGATCCGGGAATGCACTCGTCGCAGAACGAGCAGGACAGCCGCTTCTACGCCGAGTTCGCCCGGGTGCCGCTGTTCGAGCCGGCCACGCAGCAGGAAGCCTACGACCTGACCCGCCTCGCCTTCCGGTATTCGGAGGAGGTCGGGCTTCCGGTGATGGTGAGGCTGGTGACGAGGTTGGCCCACAGCCGATCCACCGTGCGCCTCGACCCGGCTCCCGAACCTCCCCGCCCGCACCGCCGGCCCGATCCGTCCGATTGGACCCTGGTTCCGGCCAACGCCCGCCGCCGGTTCGCCCGTCTGGTCGAACTGCAGGCGCGGCTGCTGGAAGACTCGGAGCGGTCGCCGCACAACCGGCTGGAGCTCGCCGGCCGTCTGGGGGTGATCGCCGCCGGAGTGGGCCGCAACTACGTCAAGGAAGTCCTCGACGGCGACACGGACGTCTCGCTGCTCGAGATCGCGCGCTACCCGATCCCGGTCCGCCTCGTCCGCGAGCTCGTCGATCACTGCGACGAGATCCTCGTGGTCGAGGAGGGCTACCCCTTCATCGAGAGCCGCCTGTGCGGCCTGCTCGGGGTTCCGGGAAAGGCCATTCACGGGAAGTTGAGCGGCCATCTCCCCGCGACCGGCGAGCTGCGTCCCGAGCACGTCGCCGCCGCACTTCGAAGGGGCGGCCCGCGGGTCGCGGTTCCCGACCTGGAGCCGGCGGTTCGCCCGCCGCAGCTCTGCCGCGGCTGCCCCCATGCGGACAGCTTCAAGGCGATCGTCGAGGCGACCAGCGGCTACGATGCCCCGATCCTTTTCAGCGACATCGGCTGCTACACCCTCGGCGTCATGCCCCCGTACCGTGCCGTGCACGCCTGCGTCGATATGGGGGCCTCGATCGCCATGGCTCACGGGGCGTCGCAGGCGGGCGCCTGGCCGGTCATCTGCACGATCGGCGATTCGACCTTCTCGCACTCCGGGATGACGGCGCTCCTCGGAGCGGCGCATCACGACGCGGACATGACCGTGTTCATCCTCGACAACGCGACCGTGGCCATGACCGGGGCGCAGGAGTCGCTCACCCACGGGGAACGGCTGCTCGAGGTCCTCCGCGGACTCGGCGTGTCCGACGAGCATCTCCACGTGATCGAGCCCGTTCCCAAGCGCCACGCCGAGAACGTCGAGCTGATCCGGAAGGAGATCGAGCACCGCGGCCTCAGCGTGATCGTGCCCCGCAGGCCGTGCATCCACCTCAAGCGGCGCCATCGCGCCGGGGAGCAGGCCGCGGCGGCCGGCGCCGCTGCCGGGAGGGAGGCGCGATGAAGCAGGACATCGTCCTGGCCGGGGTGGGCGGCCAGGGGATTCTCACGATCGCCCAGGCCATTTCCTCCGCTGCCGTACGGCGCGGTTTGTCGGTCAAGCAGTCGGAGGTCCACGGGATGTCTCAGCGAGGCGGCGCCGTGCAGGCGCACATCCGCCTCGCCGACGGCGCCATTCACAGCGACGTGATCCCCGCCGGGACGGCCGACCTGGTCATCGCCGTGGAGCCCCTGGAAGCGCTGCGGCACCTTCCCCACCTCCGCAACGGCGGATGCGTGGTTTCGAGCGTGAACGCGTTCGTCAATATCGGTGACTACCCCCCGGTGGAGACGCTCCTCGAGAGGATCGCCGCGGCGCCCTACCACGTCCTCGTTGACGCGGAGCGGATCGCCCGCGCCGCCGGATCGGGCCGGGCGGCGAACATCGCGATGCTCGGCGCGGCGTCCCTGTTCATCGAGATGGATCCGCAGCAGCTCGAGGAAGCGGTGGCCGAGATGTTCGCCGCGAAAGGAGAACGGGTCGTCGAAGCCAACCTGCGGGCGTTCCGATTCGGCCGGAACGCCGCGCGGGCCTACCTCGACGGGATCCAGCGGGGAGCGCCTTCCGCGGCCGTCCGGCACTGGATCGACTCTCTCGACGCCCGCCACCTCGCGGAGCCGGAGGCGCCCGACGCTCCCGTGCTCGAGGTGGTCGCCGACAGCGGCATTTTGTCGGGCGCGGAAGAGCACGCCGTCGCCAAGACACTCGAGGACGCCTATCACGAGGGCCGACGGCAGCTCCTCGAGCACGAGGTGTACGCGATCGTCCAGCTCGTCGGAGCGATCTCGCCGCCCAAGCATCTCTTCGTGAGCACCGAGGAGATGATCTCCGAGGAAGAGCTGGCTCGGTTCCCGGGCGACCGCGTGGTCCTCAAGATCGTCTCGCCCGACATCGTCCACAAGACCGAAGCGAACGGTATCGCCTTCGTCCCGAAGGACTACGAGACGGTCTGCCGGGAAATCGATCGCCTCATTGCCCGCCACCGCGCGGGTGCGGACGTGCGCGGAGTCCTCGTGGTGGAGTACGTCGAACGCGTCCGCCCCGGTTTCGGCAACGAACTGTTCGTCGGCATCCGCAGCACGCGCGAGTTCGGTCCGGTGATCGCCGCCGGGCTGGGCGGCATCGACACCGAGTACCTGGCCGACAAGATGAAACCCGGCCTCGCAGTGGCGAAGGCCTGCGCCCTCGACACCGACGCCGAGCGGTTCCTCGAGCTGTTCCAGGGAACGGTGGCCTACGAGATCCTGTCGGGCCGCGCCAGAGGCCGGCGGCGTATCGTCTCTGACGGCGAGTTGCTGCGCTGCTTCCGGGCTTTCCTCGCGCTCGCCCGGCGGTTCTGCGTCGATCGGGGCGAGGAGGAACCGGACGTGGCGGAGCTGGAGGTGAACCCGTTCGCGTTCCGGCGGCAACGCCTGGTACCGCTCGACGGGCGAGGCCGTCTCGCCCCGGCCGTGCGCCGCCCGCCGGCTCGGCCGCGCGCAGCGATCGCCCGGCTTCTCGAGCCGGGGAGCATCGCGGTTCTGGGCGTTTCCTCCCGCGAAGAAGGCTTCGGCCGCATCATCCTCCGCAACGTGCAGCGTGCCGGTTTTCCCGCCGAGCGGGTGCGGGTGGTGAAGCCGGGCGTCGAGGAGATCGACGGCATCCCCGCCGTTGCGAGCCCTTCGGACCTGCCCGAGCCGGTCGACCTGCTCGTCGTCGCCGCCGGGGCCGACCGTCTTCCCGCCATCGCCGAGGAGATCGTGGATTGCGGCAAGGCCCGCTCGGTGATCCTCATCCCGGGCGGGGCCGGGGAGACATCCGGATCGGAGGAGATCGCCGAGCGCCTGGCGCGGGCCATCGCGCGGGCGCGCGAGCGGTCCGCTGACGGCCCCGTCTTCCTCGGCCCGAACAGCCTCGGCCTCATCTCCCGCCCGGGACGCTACGACACCTTCTTCATCCCTGAATCGAGGCTGGACAAGCGGCGCGGGGCCCCGGCGCGTCCCGTGGCGCTCCTGTCGCAGAGCGGTGCGTTCATCGCCAGCCGGCTGAGCAATCTCGAGACCCTCGACCCGGCGTTCTCCGTCTCGCTGGGGAACCAGGCCGACCTGACCATCTCCGATATGCTCGCGGCGCTGGCCGGGCGGGAGGACGTGGCCACCATCGGCGTCTATGCCGAGGGGTTCAACGACCTCGACGGGCTGGACACCGTGCGCGAGATCGAGCAAGCGGTTGCGAGGGGAAAGGAGGTCGTCTTCTACAAGGCGGGGCGCACGGAGCCCGGCCGCAGCGCCGCCGCGGGGCACACCGCCTCCGTGGCCGGCGACTACGACGTCTGCCAGGCCGCGGCCGACCAGGCGGGGGCGATGGTCGCCGACACGTTCAAGGAGTTCGAGCAGCTGCTCGAGCTTTCGGCCGCGCTGCACGACCGTCCGGTGCGCGGCAACCGCATCGCCGTGGTCACCAATGCCGGGTTCGAGGCCGTCGGCACCGCCGACGCCGTCATCGGCCAGCGTTATCGTGTGGAGCTGCCGCCGCTCGACCCCGTGGTCCGAGAACGGCTCCGCGAACTGCTGGAGGCCCACCGGCTGGGACGTCTCGTCAACGCCCGCAATCCGCTGGACCTGACACCGATGGCGGGGGAGGAGGTCTACGAGGGTGCCGTCCGGATCCTGCTCGAGTGGGATGGCGTGGACGCCGTGCTCGTCGGCATCGTCCCGCTCACCGTCACGCTGAAGGTCACGCCGGACGAGTTGGACACCCCCGGCTCGCTGCCGGAGCGGCTCGGACGCCTGCGCGCGTCCCACGACAAGCCGCTCGCCGCGGTGGTCGACTCCGGTCCGCGTTACGCCCCGCTCGTTCATCGCCTGAGAGAAGCCGGACTCCCCGTGTTCCCCTCGGCCGATCAGGCGGTGCGCTCGCTGGGCCGTTATCTCTGCCATCGCGCGGCGCGGCGGACGCCCGTGCACCCGGGCGGAGCCGCCGTGCGCTGAACACCGACCGCCCCCGGGCCGGGCCCCCGAGGGAGCCCGCGCGCGGTTCGGGGAGGGCCGGTCGGGTGCCTGCCGGAGGGAGCCTGCCCCGGGGCGGGTCGTTGCGGGCTCGGCGATCCCCGCCTCGGCCGGCCCCCCCCGAAGGGGATCGCGGCCGGTTTCCTCTTCCCCTGGCAGGGAAGGCGGTCCGCGCGCCGGGGCTACCGGCGCCGCGGCCCGCTCGGCGGCGCAGCCGCGGCCGGGAGTGGGCGTCGGGTTGGTCGGGACCGACGGTGATCGACCTGCGTTGGGCCGGTGCGGTTCAGCTCCCATCCGCGCCGGGCGCCGCTCCCTCCGCCCCGGAGGGCGGAGGGCGGCGGCAGGCGGGCAGCCTGGTCAGCAGGTCGAGGTCGAACACGAAGGCTCGCCCGTCGGCGAAACCGCGCAGCCACGCCCGCGCGTCCTCCGCGCTCGCCGCGAACTCCGGCGGAACCGCGGGGCGCGCCGGCGTCAGCTCGGCCTCCACGAGCCGGGAACAGCCGGAGAGCCTCCGCTCCCGCTGATGGGCGATGCCCGCCGCGAGCCCGGCGGCGTAAGCGAGCTCCCCGTCCGACGTGACCGTCAGCCGCTCCAGGCGGCGGCGCGCTTGCCGCAGGCGGGCCGCCAGCAGCTCGTCGGTCCGCCGGGCCTTCCACGCTCGGTAGGCGGCGAGGGTCTTCTCGTAGTCGCGCGGCAGCCGGGGCGCGCGCCGCTCGTTGTACAGCCAGGAGCGGCGGGCCTCCGCGGGAGTGTCGTGCCGCTCCAGCACGCGTGCGATCGACGACTCGATCCGCGCGCGGGCGCGCGCACGCAGGGCGCGGCGCGGCACCCCGATCAGCAGCTCGACCCGGCACGAGCGCTCTTCGTACAGCGTGAACGGGCCGTCGCGGCGCTCGATCCGGACCGGCTCGGCGAGCGACAGCCGGACCCCCACGCGGCCGCCGGCGACGGACAGGTCGTCCACGCGCGCCAGCTCCCCGGGCGGAAACCAATAGCTGCCCTCGGCCGGCGCCGTCTCCTCTTCCACGGGGTTCGCGGTGTACCGCCCGTCGCACGAGGAGCGGAGGTCGGTCGTGACGATCACCCAGGAGCCACGCCAGCGCTCGTCGAGAGCGCGCTCGACCCCACCGGCGGGCGGCGCCGCCGCGAGTCCGAGCAGGGCGAGTGCACACGACGCGGGCACCTTCCCACCTCCCGGACGGCTGGAGGATCCCCTTCCGGAAAGGTAGGGCCGCCGGGCGCGGTGGTCGATGGCCGGTGGAGCGAGGCCGGCGCGTCAGTGGCGGGAGGCGCCTTTCCACCGGCCGAAGCCGGAGACGACGCGGCCCTGGCCGTCGCGGAGGTCGACGGCCCGGTGACGGGTGATGCCGCACAGGCGCACGACCGAAAGCTGCCACACCGGCTCGAACCCGATGCGCCGGTGGGCCGCGAGGGAACGGGCGTCGTCCTGCATCACCGCGAGGTAGGCGGCATGCACGCCTCGATGGCGGAGGATCTCCATCAGTCTCGCCCAGTGCTCGCGGTACAGCCCGCGCCGGCGGAGAGGTTCGGACACCTCGCATCCGAACGCCCAAACCTCGTCCGCCTCCATCTCGAAGCGGTAGCCGTTCGAGGGGGACAGATGGACCCGCCCGGGCTCGAGCCAGCAGATGGTCGCGGGGCGCTCGCCGAGCCAGCCGAGGACCGGACGAGCGCCGGCGTCGAGGTAGCGGCGGTAGGCCCGGCGGCGGTCACGCACCGCGCACAGCGCGTCGAGGTCGTCCCGTCCGGCGAAGCGAAGGGTCAGGCAACCGGTCGCGGGGGCCGGCGGCTCGTCGAGTCTGCAGATCACCAGGCGGGCCACCCTGAAGAGCGCGGCCGGCATCAGGCCCCGGAGCGTGTGCGCCCAGAGGGGCTGCCAGCGCCGGCTGCGAAGCAGGGCAGCGGCGCTCTCGGCCCGCCGGAGTGTTCCGTTCACCACGCCGGCCTCCCCCCTTCCCACACCCGGCCGCCGCCTGATCGTACGTCGAGCCGCGACTCGCGCAACCGGAGGCCGGGCCGCCACGGCGCCGGAAGGGCTTCCTGAAGCACCGAAGAGGACGGAGGGGAAACGTAGGTCGTCCCCGCGACGCGGGCGACTCGCCGGGCTCGCCGGGCTCGGGCAGAATCGCGGGGCGGACGCGCGCCGTGCGCGGCCGGCACGGCCCGCGCGTTCCGGGGAGGTCCTCAGATGTCCGGTCCCGTCCGCCTCGCCGTCGCCGCCGCGCTCCTCGCCTCCGTCGAAGCGCTCCCCGCGGAGATGGGGGCACCGGTGCACCACGAGCTCACCGTGCGGATCGACCCGGCGGCCCACCGCCTCGAGGTCGAGGACGAGATCAGCCTTCCGGAGCCGCTGGCGGCCTCGGGCGATCTGCGCTTCCTGCTTCATCGCGGGCTCGAGGCGGTCTCCGCCACCCCGGAATACGCCGTGGAGCGAATGGAGCCGCCGCGGTCTTTGCGGCGCTACGGCATCAACGAGGAGAGTCCCGGCGAGGCTGCGGTCCCGCTGGACGAGTACCGCCTGCGGCCGACGACCGCCGGTGCCCCTCCCGCCCGGCCGCCGATCCTCCGCTACTCGGGAGTGATCCACCACCCGATCCGTGCGGAAGGCGAGGAGTACGCGCGGAGCTTCTCCAGAACTCCGGGACTCATCGACGAGAAAGGCGTCGTGCTCTCGGGCAGCACTTTCTGGGTGCCGCTGTTCGGCGACGCGCTGGTGAGCTTCCGGATGACCGTGGATCTGCCCGCCGGATGGGACGCGGTCAGCCAGGGCCGGAGGGAAAAGCACGAGGCAGCGGGCGGACGCCGTCGCGTCGTCTGGAATTCGCCGGAGCCGATGGACGAGATCTACCTCGTCGCCGCCCCGTTCGAGGAGTACGAGCGCCGAAACGGGAAGCTGACGGCGATGGTGTTCCTGCGCGAGAAGGATCCGAACCTGGCGGCCCGATATCTGGAGGCCACCGTCCAGGACATCTCGATGTACGAGAAGCTCATCGGCCCGTACCCGTACGCGAAGTTCGCGCTCGTGGAGAACTTCTGGGAGACCGGCTACGGGATGCCATCGTTCACCCTGCTCGGGCCGAAGATCATCCGCTTCCCGTTCATCCTGCAGTCCTCCTATCCGCACGAGATCCTTCACAACTGGTGGGGGAACTCGGTCTTCGTCGATTACGAGAGCGGAAACTGGTGCGAGGGCTTGACCGCCTACCTCGCCGATCACCTCTTCAAGGAGATGCAGGGGGCCGGCGAGGCCTACCGCCGCGACACGCTCGAGCGCTACCGCTCCTACGTCCGCGAAGCGCGGGACTTTCCGCTGACCGAGTTCCGCTCGCGGCACTCTTCGGCGACCGAGGCTGTCGGCTACGGGAAGTCGCTGATGCTCTGGCACATGTTGCGGCGAAAGCTCGGCGACGCCACCTTCGTCGACGCTCTCGCGCGGCTCTACCGCGACTACCGGTTCCGCCGGGCATCGTTCGCCGACATCGAGAAGGTCTTCAGCGCCGTGAGCGGCACCGACCTCGGGCCTTTCTTCCGCCAGTGGGTGGAGAGGACCGGCGCTC encodes:
- a CDS encoding serine/threonine-protein phosphatase produces the protein MPKVTADRFQDLADELENFEEIARFLRPSSGELPTLRGLEVAGLWLPLKASIGGDHIIYLDFKKRFDLERRARRAEEAGRPDVAKKLRELAHRAGILVADVSGHRITDALIAAMLHQAFLLGVYYELDINGEVTTRLFEHLNTRFYRTTATNKFFTMIYGEIIEGGRFRFISAGHEPPAVFSREYGRFVSIHSDHIVTLPPVGLLPQAGEPAERTDVPLQAATEPYSVNEISLLGAGDVLLLYSDGFSEHAGGRFFPGEVERVLAESADRPVEAICEILRERLLAAGPPEDDVTAVVIRKTG
- a CDS encoding methyltransferase domain-containing protein — translated: MAEHPYLLGHGEREWSRLEEQHRLWRDTLFEPLRRLGIGPGMRVLEVGCGNGVLLADLARLVGRHGRAWGVERDPLAAEAARQRVEKMPQAVVLQGDLFGKLPGPADAVVARWVFSFLGRPAEAVRHLAAALRPDGLLVIQDYDHDGLRLHPRKPAVDRVIEAFRAAYRARGGDLWIGLKLPGHFARAGLELELVEPAVKAGPPGSAPFRWVERFLFEHIDTVVSDGHLAPADRVAFERAWREAAEDPATLLVTPIQLTLAARRRRVGAGPGGAG
- a CDS encoding ABC transporter ATP-binding protein, coding for MAVPSDRIVLDDVSKFYGEVLGVNRVRLSIGPGITGLVGPNGSGKTTLMNLVAGLLRPTEGEIRVLGVRPDDPERLFRLLGYCTQHDSFPRGMTGMEFLARFLRVAGYDPATARRLAVRAIERVGLEDAAERRVASYSKGMRQRIKLAQAMAHDPPVLILDEPLNGLDPMARAETIALFRELAAEGRYLIVSSHILHEVDLISDTVIMLNQGYVVAEGAIREVRREVSDKPLKILVRCDRPEVVAARAFEQDSVTEVRLHEDRRGLLVSTRDPEAFYLLLNRIVLENDLAVEQVAPADETVQAVYSYLIGEGEAE
- a CDS encoding indolepyruvate ferredoxin oxidoreductase, which gives rise to MSVRLLLGDEAVALAAVDAGIGGAFSYPGTPATEIFETIEQGPARDGRVSARWSANEKVAYEEALGMSYAGRRALVSMKHVGLNVAADPFVNSALTGVNAGLVLAVGDDPGMHSSQNEQDSRFYAEFARVPLFEPATQQEAYDLTRLAFRYSEEVGLPVMVRLVTRLAHSRSTVRLDPAPEPPRPHRRPDPSDWTLVPANARRRFARLVELQARLLEDSERSPHNRLELAGRLGVIAAGVGRNYVKEVLDGDTDVSLLEIARYPIPVRLVRELVDHCDEILVVEEGYPFIESRLCGLLGVPGKAIHGKLSGHLPATGELRPEHVAAALRRGGPRVAVPDLEPAVRPPQLCRGCPHADSFKAIVEATSGYDAPILFSDIGCYTLGVMPPYRAVHACVDMGASIAMAHGASQAGAWPVICTIGDSTFSHSGMTALLGAAHHDADMTVFILDNATVAMTGAQESLTHGERLLEVLRGLGVSDEHLHVIEPVPKRHAENVELIRKEIEHRGLSVIVPRRPCIHLKRRHRAGEQAAAAGAAAGREAR
- a CDS encoding indolepyruvate oxidoreductase subunit beta — protein: MKQDIVLAGVGGQGILTIAQAISSAAVRRGLSVKQSEVHGMSQRGGAVQAHIRLADGAIHSDVIPAGTADLVIAVEPLEALRHLPHLRNGGCVVSSVNAFVNIGDYPPVETLLERIAAAPYHVLVDAERIARAAGSGRAANIAMLGAASLFIEMDPQQLEEAVAEMFAAKGERVVEANLRAFRFGRNAARAYLDGIQRGAPSAAVRHWIDSLDARHLAEPEAPDAPVLEVVADSGILSGAEEHAVAKTLEDAYHEGRRQLLEHEVYAIVQLVGAISPPKHLFVSTEEMISEEELARFPGDRVVLKIVSPDIVHKTEANGIAFVPKDYETVCREIDRLIARHRAGADVRGVLVVEYVERVRPGFGNELFVGIRSTREFGPVIAAGLGGIDTEYLADKMKPGLAVAKACALDTDAERFLELFQGTVAYEILSGRARGRRRIVSDGELLRCFRAFLALARRFCVDRGEEEPDVAELEVNPFAFRRQRLVPLDGRGRLAPAVRRPPARPRAAIARLLEPGSIAVLGVSSREEGFGRIILRNVQRAGFPAERVRVVKPGVEEIDGIPAVASPSDLPEPVDLLVVAAGADRLPAIAEEIVDCGKARSVILIPGGAGETSGSEEIAERLARAIARARERSADGPVFLGPNSLGLISRPGRYDTFFIPESRLDKRRGAPARPVALLSQSGAFIASRLSNLETLDPAFSVSLGNQADLTISDMLAALAGREDVATIGVYAEGFNDLDGLDTVREIEQAVARGKEVVFYKAGRTEPGRSAAAGHTASVAGDYDVCQAAADQAGAMVADTFKEFEQLLELSAALHDRPVRGNRIAVVTNAGFEAVGTADAVIGQRYRVELPPLDPVVRERLRELLEAHRLGRLVNARNPLDLTPMAGEEVYEGAVRILLEWDGVDAVLVGIVPLTVTLKVTPDELDTPGSLPERLGRLRASHDKPLAAVVDSGPRYAPLVHRLREAGLPVFPSADQAVRSLGRYLCHRAARRTPVHPGGAAVR
- a CDS encoding GNAT family N-acetyltransferase, with the protein product MVNGTLRRAESAAALLRSRRWQPLWAHTLRGLMPAALFRVARLVICRLDEPPAPATGCLTLRFAGRDDLDALCAVRDRRRAYRRYLDAGARPVLGWLGERPATICWLEPGRVHLSPSNGYRFEMEADEVWAFGCEVSEPLRRRGLYREHWARLMEILRHRGVHAAYLAVMQDDARSLAAHRRIGFEPVWQLSVVRLCGITRHRAVDLRDGQGRVVSGFGRWKGASRH